One Deinococcus planocerae genomic window, CTGCGGCAGGCGGTCGAAACTCACGAACGCGTCCCGGTCGTAGAGGACCAGGGTGGGCACCGGGAGCTTGCTGTAGAGGTCGCGGTAGGCGTCAGGGGTAAAGAGCCGACCGCTGATGAAGTACAGGGGCGCGTTCCTCGCGCCGGGCTGGCGGGTCGTCTCCAGGGCGTACTCGACGAGGCCAAGGTCCACGGGCCCGCGGAAGGAGCGGTCGAGGAAGAGTTCGATGCTGGGCCGGGTCCGCAGCAGGGCGTAGAGGGGCGTGCCGACCGCGCGCAGACGGCGGTAGAGCCGCTCGCCGCCGTCCTCGGCGTTCGCCTCCTGGGTGCCGCCGCGCGGTGCTCCGAGGCCGCTGGGACTGATCAGGGCCAGGGTGCGGATGCGGGGCTCCCCCAGGGCCGCGCGGGCGGCGAACTCGCCCCCCAGGCTGAGGGCCACCACGTCCACGTCGCCGCCGATCCGGGCGACGAGCGCGCGGATGGCCGACGCCATCAGCTCGGGGGTGTAGGGCACGTCGGGGCGGCTACTGCTCCCGAAGCCCGGCCACTCCAGGGCGTACAGGGGCCGGGTGCCCGCGTAGGCGTCCCAGAGCGGCTTGACCTCGTAGGCGCTCGCGGCGGCGTTCACCGAGGGGGTCAGCACCAGGGGCCGCCCGCTGCCCCGGGGGTCGGCGTAGTACGCCACCCGCAGGGAGCCCGGCAGGTCGAGGAACTGCCGCTCGCCGGAGAGCGCGGGGCGCAGGGCCGGG contains:
- a CDS encoding alpha/beta fold hydrolase, coding for MTPRPASRWRLPLAALLLVLAGVAAAQTPAPVAPAPATPRVTAPAPALRPALSGERQFLDLPGSLRVAYYADPRGSGRPLVLTPSVNAAASAYEVKPLWDAYAGTRPLYALEWPGFGSSSRPDVPYTPELMASAIRALVARIGGDVDVVALSLGGEFAARAALGEPRIRTLALISPSGLGAPRGGTQEANAEDGGERLYRRLRAVGTPLYALLRTRPSIELFLDRSFRGPVDLGLVEYALETTRQPGARNAPLYFISGRLFTPDAYRDLYSKLPVPTLVLYDRDAFVSFDRLPQFDAQPNVSAVRIEGTDGLPHFERLPEVRSALDAFWAGTR